The Azospirillum baldaniorum DNA window GCCGCGAGTTCGAGGAGACGCTTCCAGACCTTCGCGAGGAGGACATCGCCGGCTCCGGGTTTGCGATCACCGGATATACGGTGCATCCGGGGCTTGGCGGGAAGGTTGCGCTGGCACGGCTGCGTGACCGGCTTCGGCAGCGTGGGCTACAGCTGATGCTGGATTTCGTCCCGAATCATACCGCGTTGGATCACCCGTGGATCGAGGACCATCCTGAATACTACGTCTCTGGAACCGAGTTGGATCTGGCGCGAGCACCGCAGAATTACATATGGGTCAAAGGGAGCCGCGGCGACCGGCTCCTGGCCCACGGTCGCGACCCGTACTTCTCTGGCTGGCCCGACACGCTCCAACTAAACTACGGCAACCCGGCGACGCAGGAGGCGATGATCGGCGAGCTGCTGACGATAGCCGAGCAATGCGATGGTGTGCGCTGCGACATGGCGATGCTCGTGCTGCCTGACGTATTCGCGCGGACCTGGGGACTGCCGGCGCCCGCGTTCTGGCCCGCCGCAATTATGCGCATCCGCGAGCGGGTCCCGAGGTTTCGCTTCATGGCCGAGGTCTACTGGGATTTGGAATGGACCATGCTGCAGCAGGGCTTCGACTATGCCTACGACAAGCGGCTGTACGACCGCCTGCGTGCCGGGCAGGCCCGGCCGGTTCGGGAGCACCTCCAGGCTGGGCCCGATGACCAGAAGAAACTCGCCCGGTTTCTCGAGAACCACGACGAGCCCCGCGCCGCCGCGACTTTGGCAACTGGAATGCATGAGGCCGCCGCTGTCATCACGTATCTTTCTCCGGGCCTGCGGTTCTTTCATCAGGGACAGTTCGAGGGATGTAAGAAGCGGATCTCGCCGCACCTCGTTCGTGCCCCGATCGAGCCCCAAAACGAGGCGCTGAAGCACTTCTACTGCGAACTCCTGGCCGTTCTCCGGCAACCGACTGTGCGGAATGGCGAGTGGCGTCTCCTCAGTTGCACACCGGCCTGGGAGAGCAATTGGACGTGGGATTCCTGTATTGCGTCATGCTGGGAAGGAAGCAATGGCCAGAGAATCCTCGTCGCCGTCAACTACGCTGCCCATCAGAGCCAGTGCTATGTCCGCCTCCCATGGGATGATCTCGCAGGTGGTACAGTGCGTCTCCGTGATTTGATAGGCTCCGCCAGCTACGATCGAGAAGGGAACGCCCTCATTTCACGAGGACTTTATCTCGACCTGCCGCCGTGGGGACGGCATGTGTTCAAAGTTTCCTGGACAATCGAATAAGCTTGGTTCGCCCATGATGGAGGACGGACCTGATAATGGGAAATGGAAGCGGTATTCGGCGGAGTTCAAGGCAAAGGTCGCGTTGGAGGCGATCCGATGGTATCGCAATTGGTTGCTAGTTGTCCGGTGGTGACACGTCCTTGGGGTCATCGCAGAATCTGTTCAGAATCGTCCGCTAAGCGGCGGGCCCGGGAGAGCAAGCGGCTGACCGTGGCGGGATGGACGCCGAAGAGCCGTGAAACCTCGGCGGCGGACTTCCTCCCCGATGTCACCATCTCAACGATTTCCCGGCATTGGGCGGTCGTGAGTTTCGGGCGTCGACCGCCGTGGCGTCCCTGATTTCTGGCGGCTTCCAATCCCGCCCGGGTGCGCTCGCGGATCATGGCGCGCTCGAATTCGGCGAAGGCGCCCAGCATTTGCATCATCATGCGGCCTGCCGGGCCGGTGGTGTCGACGGCCTCGGTGAGCGAGCGGAATCCGGCTTGCGCCTGCTCGATCCGCTCCAGGATCAGCAGCAGGTCTTTCAGCGACCTGGACAGCCGGTCGAGCTTCCAGACGACAACCACGTCGTCGGGCCGCAGCTGGTCGAGCAGCCGATGCAGCTCGGGCCGGTCCCAGCGGCCACCCGATCCCGCTTCCTGGAAGACACGCATGCACCCAGCCACCCGCAGGGCGTCCACCTGGGCTGAGGTATCCTGCCCTTCCGCTTTCGACACGCGCGCGTAGCCCAGCAGCATCGCACCGTCCTTGCGCAAACCCGTTGCCTTGGATACGAATTTGGCAACAGGGTTGCGCAACCCGCAAGCCTTTGTTCTTCCGTTCCCCTCCAGACCCGTGTGCAGACGGCCGTTTGCGCAATGCCCATCCCATGCCCCGCCACCAGCTTCTATCCCCTCAGACGCGAGCCGCTCTGTTCGATCCACCGTCGGAGCCGACCGCCATCACGCGCCTGTACACCCTCTCGCCGGACGATCTGGCGCACGTGCGTCGCCGGCGCCGTCCCTGGAACCGGCTCGGCTTCGCGATGCAGCTGGCCTACCTGCGCCATCCTGGACGGGCCCTGGGAATTGGCGAGGAACCACCGACCGCCATGCTCGCTCACATCGCCGGACAGGTCGGGGCCGATCCGGCATTGTTCGTCGACTACGCCCGGCGGGAGGAAGCCCGGCGCGAGCATTTGGCCGAACTGCAAGCGGCCTTCGGGCTGTCGCCCTTCGGCTTGGCCGACTATCGGGCCATGTGGCGTGTGGCATCGGAGGTGGCCCGCGGCACCGACCGGGGCGACGCCATCGCCTTGGCTGTAGTGGAAGAGCTGCGGGCGCGCCGCGTCCTGCTGCCGGTCGCCACCGTGGTGGAGCGCCTCGGCCTCGCCGTCCGTGCCAGGGCTCGAGCCACCGCTTATGCCAGTCTGATCCGCGGGTTGGAGGATCGACAGACCGAGCGCCTCCTGGCGCTCCTGAAGGTGACGGAACCGGAGGGCCGCACCGGCTTGACGCAACTGCGCGAGTGGTCGGAGGTGCCTTCCGCGGCGAATCTGGTCCGTCTGGCGGAGCGCTTGGCAACGGTGCGGGCCATCGGCATCGAAGCGGATCGGGCGCGACGCATTCATCAAGTCCGCTATGCCATCATCGCCGGCGAAGCGGGAATCATGGATGCGCAGCACCTGTCGCGCCTGGGCCCGGAACGCCGTCTTGCCGTCCTGACCGCCTTCGTCATCGAGCAGGAGGCCCGACTCAGCGACGCCGCCGTGGAGATGTTCGACCGGCTGATGGGAGCCCTGTTCCGGCGCGCCGAGCGCAAGCGCACGGAACGGCTGACCGACCGGGCCAAGGAGCAGGAAAGCTTGGTCTGGATGCACGCGGTGAGCGGCCGGGCTCTCGTCGCCGCCCGACGGAACGGGACCGATCCGTTCGCCGCCATCGAGGCGGCCGTGGGGTGGGAAGCCTATGAGAAGAGTGTCGATCACGCCGTCGGCGTCGCCGAGACCGCCGACGAAGGCAACAGCCTGCCCGAGGTGGTGGAGCGGCATGCGTCCGCCCGGCGGTTTGCCCCGACCTTCCTGCAAACCTTTGCCTTCAGCTCGTACCGCAAGTCCGATCCGCTGCTCAAGGCGGTCGACGCCATCAAGGCACTGTATGCGTCGGAAGGCCGGCCGACCCTGGCGAAGGACGCGCCGGTCTCCTTTCTCCAGCGCCGTTGGCGGCCCCTCGTGCTGCCACAGGGTAAGAACCTCGATCGCCGCGCCTATGAAATGGCCGTATTCGCGCATCTGCGCGAACGGCTGCGTGCCGGCGATGTCTGGATCGAGGGCGCCCGCGCCTATCGACGGTTCACCGACTTTCTGCTGCCCCGGCCAACGTTCGAGGACCTGCGCAGCACCGGGAGCCTTGACTTGCCCATCCCGGTGTCGTGGCCGGACTATGCCACGGAGCGGACGAAGCTCCTGGACGACCGATTGCGCGAGGTTGCCGCGTTGGCCGAAGTCAACCGATTGCCGGGCGTTACGCTGGAGGACGGCCGCCTGACCATTTCGCCGCTGTCCCGCGCCGTACCCGAGGCCGCGGGCGCTCTCGCCAAACGGCTGTCCGCGCTCCTGCCGCGCATACGGATCACCGAGATCCTGGCCGAGGTCGACCGCTGGACCGGATTCGCCAGCAGCTTCACCCATGTGCGCACCGGCGAGCCGGCCTTCGACCGCGCCGCGGTGCTCGGCACGGTGCTGGCGGACGGCACCAATCTGGGGCTGTCGCGCATGGCCGAGGCGTCGCGGGGCTTGAACCATGCCCGGCTGATCTGGACGGCGGAGTGGCATGTGCGCGACGAAACCTACGCCGCTGCCCTGGCCACCGTGGTGAACGCCCACCACGCCCACCCGATGGCCCACCACTGGGGGCCGGGCGACACCTCGTCGTCGGACGGGCAGTTCTTCCGGGCGGGCGGCCGTGGCGAGGCGCGCTCCGACGTGAACGGCCGCTATGGCGACGACCCCGGCGCGCTGTTCTACACCCATGTCTCCGATCGGTTCTCTCCCTTCCACACGAAGGTGATCTCGGCCACGGCGGGCGAGGCGGCACATGTGCTGGACGGCCTTCTGATGCACGGCAGCGCGCTGTCCATCCGCGAGCACTACACCGATACGGCCGGCGCGACCGATCATGTGTCGGGACTCTGCCATCTTCTGGGGTTCCGCTTCGCCCCTCGCGTCCGCGATCTCAAGGAGCGTCGGTTGTATGTGATTGACCGCACGGCCGATTACGGATTGCTGACGCCATTGATCGGCGGCCCGGTGCGCCTGCATTTCGTCGAGGAATCCTGGGATGACCTGCTGTATCTGGCCACGTCCGTGCGCACTGGGACCGCAGCGCCGTCCGCCCTCTTGCGCCGCCTCGCGGCCTACCCGCGGCAGAACCAGCTCGCCAAAGCGTTGCGCGAGATCGGCCGCATCAAACGCACACTGGCAACCTTGGACTGGCTGAAGGACCCGGACCTCCGCCGTCGCTCCCATGCTGGCCTGAACAAGGGGGAGGCGGAGCATTCGCTCAAGCGGGCCGTCTTCTTCCATCGTCTGGGCGAACTGCGTGACCGGACGTTCGAGAACCAGAGCCATCGGGCCTCGGGGCTCAACCTGGTGGTCGCCGCCATCGTGCTCTGGAACACCGTTTATCTGGGTCGCGCCGTGGACGCGCTGCGCGCAGCCGGCGAAGACATTCCCGCCGACCTGTTAGCACATGTGGCGCCACTCGGCTGGGAGCACATCGCGCTCACCGGAGACTATGTCTGGGCCGACGACGACGTGGATTCCTCGGTAGCGTTCCGACCGCTCCGGCGAATTCCCGCTTCGTTCCAGAGGGTCGCCGCTTAGCGTACGATTTTGAACAGATTCTGCGATGACCCCCCACTTGGCGACCTGCTTGACCGTCGTCGGCTTGTGATTGGCCAAGGCCTTCTGTCGATCATCGCGTTGGTCGCTGTAGCGACGGCGAAAACCGAAGAGGTTCTGTTCACCGGCCTCGCCGCGATGGGCCTGCTCGCCGTCGTGGTGCAGGTTCTGGTCGCCTTCGCCGCGACGCTCGCGACGCCCGCCGAAC harbors:
- a CDS encoding Tn3 family transposase, producing MPRHQLLSPQTRAALFDPPSEPTAITRLYTLSPDDLAHVRRRRRPWNRLGFAMQLAYLRHPGRALGIGEEPPTAMLAHIAGQVGADPALFVDYARREEARREHLAELQAAFGLSPFGLADYRAMWRVASEVARGTDRGDAIALAVVEELRARRVLLPVATVVERLGLAVRARARATAYASLIRGLEDRQTERLLALLKVTEPEGRTGLTQLREWSEVPSAANLVRLAERLATVRAIGIEADRARRIHQVRYAIIAGEAGIMDAQHLSRLGPERRLAVLTAFVIEQEARLSDAAVEMFDRLMGALFRRAERKRTERLTDRAKEQESLVWMHAVSGRALVAARRNGTDPFAAIEAAVGWEAYEKSVDHAVGVAETADEGNSLPEVVERHASARRFAPTFLQTFAFSSYRKSDPLLKAVDAIKALYASEGRPTLAKDAPVSFLQRRWRPLVLPQGKNLDRRAYEMAVFAHLRERLRAGDVWIEGARAYRRFTDFLLPRPTFEDLRSTGSLDLPIPVSWPDYATERTKLLDDRLREVAALAEVNRLPGVTLEDGRLTISPLSRAVPEAAGALAKRLSALLPRIRITEILAEVDRWTGFASSFTHVRTGEPAFDRAAVLGTVLADGTNLGLSRMAEASRGLNHARLIWTAEWHVRDETYAAALATVVNAHHAHPMAHHWGPGDTSSSDGQFFRAGGRGEARSDVNGRYGDDPGALFYTHVSDRFSPFHTKVISATAGEAAHVLDGLLMHGSALSIREHYTDTAGATDHVSGLCHLLGFRFAPRVRDLKERRLYVIDRTADYGLLTPLIGGPVRLHFVEESWDDLLYLATSVRTGTAAPSALLRRLAAYPRQNQLAKALREIGRIKRTLATLDWLKDPDLRRRSHAGLNKGEAEHSLKRAVFFHRLGELRDRTFENQSHRASGLNLVVAAIVLWNTVYLGRAVDALRAAGEDIPADLLAHVAPLGWEHIALTGDYVWADDDVDSSVAFRPLRRIPASFQRVAA
- a CDS encoding alpha-amylase family glycosyl hydrolase, whose amino-acid sequence is MNDELGAPAPLSADGGIDRPTPCPSLYQINTRVWLTKLSVSLGRPATLDDVPDTELDHIAGAGFDWIWLLSVWSTGLAGQHISRTDQAWRREFEETLPDLREEDIAGSGFAITGYTVHPGLGGKVALARLRDRLRQRGLQLMLDFVPNHTALDHPWIEDHPEYYVSGTELDLARAPQNYIWVKGSRGDRLLAHGRDPYFSGWPDTLQLNYGNPATQEAMIGELLTIAEQCDGVRCDMAMLVLPDVFARTWGLPAPAFWPAAIMRIRERVPRFRFMAEVYWDLEWTMLQQGFDYAYDKRLYDRLRAGQARPVREHLQAGPDDQKKLARFLENHDEPRAAATLATGMHEAAAVITYLSPGLRFFHQGQFEGCKKRISPHLVRAPIEPQNEALKHFYCELLAVLRQPTVRNGEWRLLSCTPAWESNWTWDSCIASCWEGSNGQRILVAVNYAAHQSQCYVRLPWDDLAGGTVRLRDLIGSASYDREGNALISRGLYLDLPPWGRHVFKVSWTIE
- a CDS encoding recombinase family protein; amino-acid sequence: MLLGYARVSKAEGQDTSAQVDALRVAGCMRVFQEAGSGGRWDRPELHRLLDQLRPDDVVVVWKLDRLSRSLKDLLLILERIEQAQAGFRSLTEAVDTTGPAGRMMMQMLGAFAEFERAMIRERTRAGLEAARNQGRHGGRRPKLTTAQCREIVEMVTSGRKSAAEVSRLFGVHPATVSRLLSRARRLADDSEQILR